The following coding sequences are from one Candidatus Nitrohelix vancouverensis window:
- the smc gene encoding chromosome segregation protein SMC → MHLKSLGLEGFKSFADSTELQFDNGFTAIVGPNGCGKSNVSDAIRWVIGEQSSKSLRGTKAVDLIFNGSGSRKPLNRAEISLTLADVPHGIRIANVPNISDEVKLTRCYHRSGESEFYINQIPCRLKDITDFLLDVGISPKVLTVIEQGHIHEIITAKSENRRILIEEAAGILKFKHRRNEATRKLDSSAQNLARISDIVQELGRQAESLKRQANKAEKYKAYQTEIKDVSIQLFSRKLLSLSKGLKQIETELETMSARKEELTAQSTLVETQSTELKLSIDETYQQLNEVRDQVHSLSLSIGRDEQTVQHQKGQIQQIENDNQKADGAIRVMTREAEEASVTVEQRRQELGGLSDRINKERDLQEEQKAALEAKKQALAPLQEQVSQAEKRVYECLRLISDKKGESASLETRRQFLQKRAEEWREEMEGASAQQNELEEKRRAQETELGELNLRLEALQEEKQALGEQVREGRKTLEALEAEGARIKENYITKASFLNSLRDLRKKFEGFQSGVKCLMGANGSTPPMDGLREVLVDVLRAPAEFETAIETVLGDKLQSIIVDDYANTLQAVGFLNNEKSGRGSFVPISPKNFPTPPVYLNGNPGVLGLASDKIECKEEYRSVIEQLLKNVVVVKDLETAIQLFQNPQFHGSIVTQNGELIDAQGVVTGGQNADNSEGLLQQKRELEELTQQVEQLERESEEAQKDISDHKGRLLAWDSKLKQVEQSAHDQSIAVSNARKDLELALREIERHKKRAESLSAELEKSAAERSALDAQIEESQALVQRHESEKTELDQKLEDSKSQLHRQRNETEVLISALGDLQALLASLIGKRENTLTEIKRIEQQSDSLRHRIAQRHKDIENNTEAVRVKNESVQALERSLLESVREKDALAEQLTQQEETLRDQEEEDKQLDEQARGLVRTLQELSETISQTEIKRSELKINAAHLTEKAYDDFNIVLTEESAAQVAPMDDEEAKEADERVRELKGKIARMGEVNLAALSDFQQANERYIFLKTQQEDLDQSIQMLKDTIERINQNTRERFLETFERVNENFKAIFARLFMGGKAELSLTDPDNPLESGVEITANPVGKAMQSLQLLSGGEKAMTAVALMFSVFKVRPSPFCLLDEIDAPLDEANVIRFQEMLKEMAENTQFIIITHNQKTMSFANSLYGVTMEERGVSKTVSVHLN, encoded by the coding sequence ATGCACTTAAAAAGTTTAGGTTTGGAAGGTTTCAAATCATTTGCAGACAGCACCGAACTGCAATTTGACAATGGATTCACCGCAATCGTCGGCCCCAACGGATGCGGAAAAAGCAATGTGTCCGATGCCATTCGCTGGGTCATTGGAGAGCAAAGCTCCAAATCCCTGCGCGGAACTAAAGCGGTCGACCTCATTTTCAACGGAAGCGGCTCCCGCAAACCGCTGAATCGCGCCGAAATTTCACTGACTCTGGCGGACGTGCCGCACGGCATCCGTATCGCCAATGTTCCCAATATATCCGACGAAGTCAAGCTCACCCGGTGTTACCACCGTTCCGGCGAGAGTGAATTTTACATCAACCAGATTCCTTGCCGTTTGAAGGACATCACCGATTTTCTGCTCGACGTCGGCATCAGCCCCAAGGTTTTGACCGTCATTGAGCAGGGTCATATTCACGAAATCATCACCGCCAAATCGGAAAACCGACGCATTCTGATCGAAGAAGCCGCAGGCATCCTGAAATTCAAGCACCGTCGCAACGAGGCCACGCGCAAACTGGATTCCTCAGCGCAGAACCTTGCCCGCATCAGCGACATCGTTCAGGAACTGGGACGCCAGGCAGAATCCTTGAAACGTCAGGCCAATAAAGCCGAAAAGTACAAAGCCTATCAAACCGAAATCAAGGACGTCTCCATCCAGCTGTTTTCGCGAAAACTGCTCAGCCTGTCCAAAGGACTCAAGCAGATCGAAACGGAACTGGAAACCATGTCCGCCAGGAAAGAAGAGCTGACAGCGCAATCGACCCTCGTTGAAACTCAGTCCACTGAGTTGAAATTGAGCATCGACGAGACCTATCAGCAACTCAACGAAGTGCGCGATCAGGTGCATTCCCTCTCCCTCTCCATCGGCAGGGACGAGCAGACGGTTCAACATCAAAAAGGTCAAATCCAGCAGATCGAAAACGACAACCAGAAAGCCGACGGAGCGATCCGGGTCATGACCCGCGAAGCGGAAGAAGCCAGCGTCACCGTGGAACAACGTCGTCAGGAGTTGGGCGGCCTGTCGGATCGCATCAACAAGGAACGCGATCTTCAGGAAGAGCAAAAGGCCGCGCTCGAAGCGAAAAAACAGGCCCTCGCGCCCCTGCAGGAGCAGGTCTCGCAAGCGGAAAAAAGAGTCTACGAATGCCTGCGCCTGATCTCCGATAAAAAAGGCGAAAGCGCTTCTCTCGAAACCCGCCGACAGTTTCTGCAAAAACGCGCCGAGGAATGGCGCGAGGAAATGGAAGGCGCCAGCGCCCAGCAAAACGAACTGGAAGAGAAACGCCGCGCTCAGGAAACGGAACTTGGAGAGCTGAACCTTCGTCTGGAAGCCTTGCAGGAAGAAAAACAGGCGCTCGGCGAACAGGTACGGGAAGGCCGCAAGACGCTGGAAGCGCTGGAAGCCGAAGGCGCGCGCATCAAGGAAAACTACATCACCAAAGCGTCGTTCCTCAATTCGCTCCGCGATCTGCGCAAGAAATTCGAAGGTTTTCAGTCCGGCGTGAAATGCCTGATGGGCGCCAACGGTTCGACGCCGCCCATGGACGGTCTGCGCGAAGTGCTGGTCGACGTTCTGCGCGCGCCCGCCGAATTTGAAACTGCGATTGAAACGGTGCTCGGCGATAAATTGCAGAGCATCATCGTCGACGACTACGCCAACACCCTGCAAGCCGTCGGCTTTCTGAACAATGAAAAATCCGGGCGCGGTTCTTTTGTTCCCATTTCCCCCAAAAATTTTCCAACGCCGCCGGTCTACCTCAACGGCAACCCCGGCGTGCTTGGGCTGGCATCCGACAAAATCGAATGCAAGGAAGAATACCGTTCGGTCATTGAACAACTGCTCAAAAACGTCGTCGTGGTCAAGGACCTCGAAACGGCGATCCAGTTGTTTCAAAACCCGCAGTTCCACGGCTCCATCGTCACCCAGAACGGCGAATTGATCGACGCCCAGGGCGTTGTGACCGGCGGACAAAACGCGGACAATTCCGAAGGCCTCCTGCAACAAAAACGCGAGCTGGAAGAATTGACCCAGCAAGTCGAGCAGTTGGAACGGGAATCCGAAGAAGCTCAAAAGGACATCAGCGACCATAAAGGCCGCCTGCTGGCATGGGACTCTAAACTCAAGCAGGTCGAACAATCCGCGCACGATCAGTCCATCGCCGTTTCAAACGCGCGCAAGGACCTTGAGCTGGCTCTCCGGGAAATCGAACGGCACAAGAAACGCGCCGAATCCCTCAGCGCCGAGTTGGAAAAAAGCGCGGCGGAGCGAAGCGCGCTGGACGCGCAGATCGAAGAATCACAGGCGCTCGTTCAGCGTCATGAATCAGAAAAAACCGAGCTCGATCAAAAGCTGGAAGATTCCAAAAGCCAACTGCACCGCCAGCGCAACGAAACGGAAGTCCTCATCTCCGCGCTCGGCGATCTGCAAGCCCTCCTCGCTTCGTTGATCGGCAAGCGCGAGAACACGCTCACCGAGATCAAGCGTATCGAACAACAAAGCGACAGCCTGCGTCACCGCATCGCGCAACGCCATAAAGACATCGAGAACAATACGGAAGCGGTCCGGGTTAAAAACGAATCCGTTCAGGCGCTGGAGCGCTCCCTGCTCGAAAGCGTTCGCGAGAAAGACGCGCTGGCTGAACAATTGACGCAACAGGAAGAAACTCTTCGCGATCAGGAAGAAGAAGACAAACAGCTGGACGAACAAGCCCGCGGCCTGGTTCGCACTCTGCAGGAATTGTCGGAGACCATCAGCCAGACCGAGATCAAGAGATCGGAGTTGAAAATCAACGCCGCTCATCTCACCGAAAAAGCCTACGATGATTTCAACATTGTCCTGACCGAAGAAAGCGCCGCGCAAGTCGCCCCGATGGACGACGAGGAAGCGAAGGAAGCCGATGAGCGAGTGCGCGAATTGAAAGGTAAGATCGCGCGCATGGGCGAAGTCAACCTCGCCGCGCTATCTGATTTCCAGCAGGCCAACGAACGTTACATTTTCCTGAAAACCCAACAGGAAGACCTCGACCAGTCCATACAAATGTTGAAGGATACCATCGAGCGCATCAACCAGAACACGCGCGAACGCTTTCTCGAAACCTTCGAGCGCGTCAACGAAAACTTCAAGGCTATTTTCGCCCGACTGTTCATGGGCGGCAAAGCCGAGCTTTCGCTCACCGACCCGGACAATCCCCTCGAAAGCGGCGTCGAAATCACCGCCAACCCGGTGGGCAAAGCCATGCAGAGTTTGCAACTGCTCTCCGGTGGAGAAAAGGCCATGACTGCCGTCGCCCTGATGTTCTCCGTGTTCAAGGTGCGACCGAGTCCTTTTTGTCTATTGGACGAAATCGACGCGCCTCTGGACGAAGCCAACGTCATTCGCTTTCAAGAGATGCTGAAGGAAATGGCGGAGAACACGCAGTTCATCATCATCACGCACAACCAGAAAACCATGTCGTTCGCCAATTCGCTCTACGGCGTTACGATGGAAGAACGCGGCGTATCGAAAACCGTTTCAGTTCACCTGAACTAA
- a CDS encoding arsenate reductase family protein, with protein sequence MKFYGYNKCGTCRKAKKFLEEQGVSFTEYDITETPPPKSALKRAIKERGIKKLFNTSGVQYKELKMKDKVGSMSEAEALEILSTNGRLVKRPIAFDSDSVTVGFNEDEYRSVWA encoded by the coding sequence ATGAAATTTTACGGCTATAACAAATGCGGCACCTGCCGAAAAGCGAAGAAATTTTTGGAGGAGCAGGGCGTCTCCTTCACGGAATACGATATCACGGAAACCCCTCCTCCCAAGTCGGCTCTGAAACGGGCGATTAAGGAGCGCGGAATCAAGAAACTCTTCAATACCAGCGGCGTGCAGTATAAGGAATTGAAAATGAAGGACAAGGTCGGCTCGATGTCGGAAGCGGAGGCTCTGGAAATTTTGTCCACCAACGGTCGACTGGTCAAGCGTCCCATCGCTTTCGACTCGGACAGCGTCACGGTGGGTTTCAACGAAGACGAGTATCGGTCGGTCTGGGCTTGA